The proteins below are encoded in one region of Mycobacterium shinjukuense:
- a CDS encoding nitrate/nitrite transporter, with amino-acid sequence MGRSHTISQWDPEDVAAWEAGNKYIARRNLLWSVIAEHIGFSIWSIWSVMVLFMPASVYGFSAGDKFLLGATATLVGACLRFPYTFATAKFGGRNWTIFSALVLLIPTVGTILLLANPGLPLWPYLGCAALAGLGGGNFASSMTNINAFYPQRLKGWALALNAGGGNLGVPMVQLVGLLVIATVGDRQPYWVCAVYLVLLAVAGIGAALYMDNLREYRIEMRTMRAVLVEPHTWVISLLYIGTFGSFIGFSFAFGQVMQINFIANGQTAAQASLHAAQIAFLGPLLGSLSRVYGGRLADRIGGGRVTLAVFCLMILAAGILVSASTFTDHVAGPAPAATMVGYVVGFVALFILSGIGNGSVYKMIPSIFERRSRSLPISEVERGQWSRSMSGALIGLTGAIGALGGVGVNLVLRQSYLSSGTATSAFWAFVATYVAASILTWAIYVRRPLAVPVPLAPECASRASLAYV; translated from the coding sequence GTGGGCCGTTCGCACACGATCTCGCAGTGGGATCCTGAGGATGTGGCGGCCTGGGAAGCCGGAAATAAGTACATCGCCCGTCGAAACCTGCTCTGGTCGGTGATCGCCGAGCACATCGGGTTCTCGATCTGGTCCATCTGGTCGGTGATGGTGCTCTTCATGCCCGCGTCGGTGTACGGCTTTTCCGCCGGCGACAAGTTCTTGCTCGGGGCCACCGCGACCCTGGTCGGGGCGTGTTTGCGATTCCCCTATACCTTTGCCACCGCGAAATTCGGCGGGCGCAACTGGACTATCTTTTCGGCACTGGTGCTGTTGATTCCCACCGTCGGCACCATCCTGCTGCTGGCCAATCCCGGTTTGCCACTATGGCCGTATCTGGGGTGTGCTGCGCTAGCGGGCCTCGGGGGCGGCAACTTCGCTTCGTCCATGACAAACATCAACGCGTTTTATCCACAACGGCTCAAAGGTTGGGCGTTGGCGCTCAACGCGGGCGGCGGCAACCTCGGTGTACCGATGGTTCAACTGGTGGGCCTGCTGGTCATCGCAACGGTCGGCGACCGCCAACCCTACTGGGTGTGTGCCGTGTACCTGGTGCTGCTGGCGGTCGCCGGCATCGGTGCGGCGCTGTACATGGACAACCTGCGGGAGTACCGCATCGAAATGCGCACCATGCGTGCGGTGCTCGTAGAGCCGCACACTTGGGTGATCTCGCTGCTGTATATCGGCACGTTCGGCTCGTTCATAGGGTTCTCCTTCGCATTTGGTCAGGTGATGCAGATCAACTTCATCGCCAACGGTCAGACCGCGGCGCAGGCGTCCTTGCACGCGGCCCAGATCGCCTTCCTGGGGCCACTATTGGGGTCGCTGTCTCGGGTGTACGGCGGCCGGCTAGCCGACCGCATCGGCGGCGGCCGTGTTACCCTGGCCGTCTTCTGCTTGATGATCCTTGCGGCTGGAATCCTGGTCAGCGCTAGCACTTTCACCGACCATGTGGCCGGGCCGGCCCCCGCCGCGACCATGGTTGGCTACGTCGTTGGCTTCGTCGCCCTGTTCATCCTGTCTGGAATCGGCAATGGCTCTGTGTACAAGATGATTCCGTCAATCTTCGAAAGACGCAGCCGCTCGCTGCCGATCAGCGAAGTCGAGCGTGGGCAATGGTCACGGTCCATGTCGGGCGCACTGATCGGCCTTACCGGCGCGATCGGTGCGCTCGGCGGCGTGGGCGTCAATCTCGTTCTGCGCCAGTCCTACTTGAGCAGTGGCACCGCGACATCGGCGTTTTGGGCCTTCGTGGCGACCTACGTCGCCGCCTCGATACTGACCTGGGCGATCTACGTGCGCCGGCCGCTCGCGGTCCCTGTCCCGCTGGCACCTGAGTGCGCTTCGCGTGCGAGCTTGGCTTACGTTTAA
- a CDS encoding DNA polymerase domain-containing protein: MPRPYHGRMSRPVSLDVAGRRVTITHPDRVVFPGPGHTKLDLVRYYLAVAEGAVRGVAGRPMILKRFVKGISAEAVFQKRAPANRPDWVDVAELRYASGTSAAEAVIHDAAGLAWVINLGCVDLNPHPVLAADLDHPDELRVDLDPMPGVGWRRVVEVALVAREVLEDYGLTAWPKTSGARGFHVYARIAPCWSFPQVRLAAQTVAREVERRLPGAATSRWWKEEREGVFVDFNQNAKDRTVASAYSVRATPDARVSTPLHWDEVADCDPAAYTLATVPGRFAELGDPWAGMDDAVGRLDLLLALAEELGPPQKAPTGSGRSVDGRRRSSKPLIEIARTKTRDEAMAALDTWRGRYPGAAAWLQPADILVDGMRGPSSIWYRIRINLQHVPTDQRPPQEQLIADYSPWPQ; the protein is encoded by the coding sequence ATGCCTCGGCCCTACCATGGACGCATGTCGCGTCCGGTGTCACTGGATGTTGCCGGACGCCGCGTCACCATCACTCATCCCGATAGGGTCGTATTCCCCGGCCCCGGCCACACCAAGCTCGACCTAGTCCGGTACTACCTCGCCGTGGCCGAGGGTGCGGTGCGCGGGGTGGCCGGCCGCCCGATGATCTTGAAGCGTTTCGTCAAGGGCATCTCGGCCGAAGCGGTGTTTCAGAAGCGCGCCCCCGCGAACCGGCCGGACTGGGTGGACGTGGCCGAGCTGCGCTACGCGTCGGGCACCTCGGCCGCCGAAGCCGTCATTCACGACGCCGCCGGACTGGCGTGGGTGATCAACCTCGGTTGCGTCGACCTCAATCCGCATCCGGTGCTCGCCGCCGACCTCGACCATCCCGACGAACTGCGGGTGGACCTGGACCCGATGCCCGGCGTCGGGTGGCGACGGGTCGTCGAGGTCGCGCTGGTGGCCCGGGAGGTGCTGGAGGACTACGGGCTGACCGCGTGGCCGAAGACGTCGGGGGCGCGGGGCTTTCACGTCTATGCCCGGATCGCCCCTTGCTGGTCGTTCCCCCAGGTACGCCTGGCCGCCCAGACCGTGGCGCGTGAGGTCGAGCGCCGCCTGCCCGGGGCGGCAACCAGCCGGTGGTGGAAGGAAGAACGCGAGGGCGTGTTCGTCGACTTCAACCAGAACGCCAAGGACCGCACGGTCGCCTCGGCCTACTCGGTGCGGGCCACACCCGATGCCCGGGTGTCCACACCGCTGCACTGGGATGAGGTGGCCGACTGCGACCCGGCGGCGTACACCCTGGCCACCGTGCCGGGCCGGTTCGCCGAGCTGGGTGACCCCTGGGCCGGGATGGATGACGCGGTTGGCCGGCTCGACCTGCTGCTGGCGCTGGCCGAGGAATTGGGTCCGCCGCAGAAGGCACCCACAGGGTCGGGCCGGAGCGTCGACGGTCGGCGCCGGTCCTCGAAGCCGCTCATCGAGATCGCCCGCACCAAGACCAGAGATGAGGCGATGGCGGCGCTGGACACCTGGCGCGGCCGGTATCCCGGCGCCGCGGCCTGGTTGCAGCCCGCCGATATCCTCGTCGACGGCATGCGCGGGCCGAGTTCGATCTGGTACCGGATCCGGATCAACCTCCAGCACGTCCCGACCGACCAGCGCCCACCGCAGGAGCAGCTGATCGCCGACTACAGCCCGTGGCCGCAGTGA
- a CDS encoding uroporphyrinogen-III synthase, whose translation MAQTDAAPLTGYRIAVTSARRAEELCALLSRQGAEVCRAPAINMIALPDDDELHSNTEALIANPPDILVAHTGIGFRGWLAAAEGWGLASQLIASLSSARIVSRGPKATGALRAAGLHEEWSPESESSQEVLEYLLKSGVSGSRIAVQLHGAADAWDPFPEFIGGLRSAGAEVVPIRVYRWKPTPLGGDFDQLVIGIARRQFDAVSFTSAPAAAAVLERGRELDIEEQLVEALRTGVHAMCVGPVTSRPLIRRGIPTSSPERMRLGALARHIAEELPVLGSFSVKAAGHVIDIRGTCVLVDGSVKIPSGSGMAILRVLAQRPGDVVSRGNLLRVLPGNGDDTHAVDTAVLRLRTALGDRNIIATVVKRGYRLAVDTGPGGT comes from the coding sequence ATGGCCCAGACCGACGCTGCGCCACTGACCGGCTATCGGATTGCGGTGACGTCGGCGCGCCGCGCCGAGGAGTTGTGCGCGTTGCTGAGCCGCCAGGGCGCCGAGGTCTGCAGGGCACCGGCGATCAACATGATCGCGTTGCCCGACGACGATGAACTGCACAGCAACACAGAGGCGTTGATCGCCAACCCGCCCGACATCCTGGTGGCGCACACCGGCATCGGCTTTCGCGGCTGGCTGGCCGCGGCCGAGGGATGGGGGCTGGCGAGTCAGCTCATCGCGTCGCTGTCGTCGGCCCGGATCGTGTCCCGCGGACCGAAGGCGACCGGTGCGCTGCGCGCCGCCGGCCTGCACGAGGAGTGGTCCCCCGAATCGGAATCGTCACAGGAAGTTCTGGAATATCTACTCAAATCCGGGGTATCCGGGTCGCGCATCGCGGTGCAGCTGCATGGCGCCGCCGACGCGTGGGATCCGTTCCCGGAGTTCATCGGCGGGTTACGGTCCGCCGGGGCCGAAGTTGTGCCGATCCGGGTGTACCGCTGGAAGCCGACGCCGTTAGGCGGAGACTTCGACCAGCTGGTGATCGGGATTGCCCGGCGGCAATTCGACGCGGTCAGCTTTACCTCGGCCCCGGCAGCGGCGGCGGTCCTAGAACGTGGCCGCGAGTTGGACATTGAGGAGCAGCTGGTGGAAGCCCTGCGCACCGGTGTGCACGCAATGTGTGTCGGACCGGTGACGTCGCGGCCGCTGATCCGACGGGGCATCCCGACGTCATCGCCCGAGCGAATGCGGTTGGGAGCCTTGGCCCGGCACATTGCCGAGGAGTTACCGGTGCTGGGGTCATTCAGCGTGAAGGCCGCCGGCCACGTGATCGACATTCGCGGGACCTGTGTGCTGGTCGACGGCTCGGTCAAGATACCCTCCGGCTCCGGAATGGCGATCCTGCGGGTGTTGGCCCAGCGTCCGGGCGACGTCGTTTCGCGCGGCAACCTGCTGCGCGTGCTGCCCGGCAACGGCGACGACACCCATGCGGTGGACACCGCGGTGCTGCGGCTGCGAACCGCCCTGGGCGACCGGAACATCATTGCGACGGTGGTCAAGCGTGGTTACCGACTGGCCGTGGACACCGGGCCGGGTGGCACGTGA
- a CDS encoding hydantoinase B/oxoprolinase family protein, whose product MAGARWQFWVDRGGTFTDVVARRPDGKLLTHKLLSDNPARYRDAAVAGIRALLGTAEDMPVSVEHVDAVRMGTTVATNALLERKGERTLLVITRGFGDALRIGYQNRPRIFDRQIVLPELLYERVVQVDERITADGVVLRAPDLESLGTHLRQAYADGFRAVAVVCLHSYLYPAHERAIGELAEQIGFPQISLSSQVSPLMKLVPRGDTTVVDAYLSPVLRRYIDQVADQTRGVRLMFMQSNGGLAEAGHFRGKDAILSGPAGGIVGMVRMSALAGFDHVIGFDMGGTSTDVSHYAGHYERVFTTQVAGVRLRAPMLDIHTVAAGGGSILHFDGSRYRVGPDSAGADPGPACYRRGGPLTVTDANVMLGRIQPAHFPAVFGPDGDQPLDDEIVRRGFTELAADIRARTGDDRSPEQVAEGFLQIAVTNMANAVKKISVQKGHDVTRYVLTTFGGAGGQHACAVADALGIQRVLVPPMAGVLSALGIGLADTTVMREQAVEIRLETTALPRLAGVADALERTARAELLDEGIGAERIRAVRRVHLRYQGTDTAIPVELAELDAMTAAFEDRHRGTYSFLLDRPLIAEAVSVEATGLTDQPDLSHLGDQSADGPHTTESVRVYSTGRWRHAPLRQRERMRPGDTVTGPAIIAEANATTVVDDGWRARLTATGHLLAERVTAPAAHAGARAGFRADPVLLEIFNNLFMSIAEQMGFRLESTAQSVNIRERLDFSCALFDSDGNLVANAPHIPVHLGSMGTTVKEVVRRRAGQIKPGSVYAVNDPYHGGTHLPDITVVTPVFDAAGRDVLFFVASRGHHAEIGGITPGSMPATSREIHQEGVLFDNWLLVDGGRFREAETRRLLTEPPFGSRNPDTNLADLRAQVAANQKGVDEVNKMIAHFGLDVVSAYMRHVQDNAEEAVRRVIDRLDDGHYRYQMDSGATIAVRVSVDRAARSATIDFTGTSPQLDTNFNAPSSVVNAAVLYVFRTLVADDIPLNDGCLRPLRIVIPDHTMLSPAYPAAVVAGNVETSQAITGALFAALRVQAEGAGTMNNVTFGNDRHQYYETIGSGSGAGDGFDGASVVQTHMTNSRLTDPEVLEWRYPVLLREFAIRRGSGGAGRWRGGDGAVRRIEFIEPMTVSTLSGHRRVAPYGMAGGAPGALGRNHVERADGSTVELAGCDSTQVQPGDVLVIETPGGGGYGPPADPG is encoded by the coding sequence GTGGCGGGCGCGCGGTGGCAGTTCTGGGTCGACCGGGGCGGCACGTTCACCGACGTCGTGGCCCGCCGGCCGGACGGAAAGCTGCTGACCCACAAGCTGCTGTCGGACAACCCCGCCCGATACCGCGACGCCGCGGTGGCCGGCATCCGTGCGCTGCTCGGGACCGCCGAGGATATGCCCGTCTCGGTCGAGCACGTGGACGCGGTGCGGATGGGCACCACCGTCGCAACCAACGCGCTGCTGGAGCGCAAGGGGGAGCGCACGCTGCTGGTGATCACCCGCGGTTTCGGCGACGCGCTGCGAATCGGTTACCAGAATCGTCCCCGCATCTTCGACCGGCAGATCGTGCTGCCGGAGCTGCTGTACGAGCGGGTGGTGCAGGTCGACGAGCGGATCACCGCCGACGGCGTCGTGCTGCGTGCGCCCGACCTCGAGTCGCTGGGCACACACCTGCGCCAGGCCTACGCCGACGGGTTCCGCGCGGTCGCGGTGGTGTGCCTGCACAGCTACCTGTACCCGGCACACGAGCGAGCGATCGGCGAATTGGCCGAGCAGATCGGCTTCCCCCAGATCTCACTGTCGTCGCAGGTCAGCCCGCTGATGAAGCTGGTCCCACGCGGTGACACCACCGTGGTCGACGCCTATCTGTCTCCCGTGCTGCGCCGCTACATCGACCAGGTGGCCGACCAGACGCGTGGTGTGCGGCTGATGTTCATGCAGTCCAACGGGGGGCTGGCCGAGGCGGGGCACTTCCGCGGCAAGGACGCGATCCTGTCCGGCCCGGCCGGGGGCATCGTCGGCATGGTGCGGATGTCGGCGCTAGCCGGCTTCGACCACGTCATCGGCTTCGACATGGGCGGCACCTCCACCGACGTGTCACACTACGCCGGCCACTACGAGCGGGTGTTCACCACGCAGGTGGCCGGGGTCCGCTTGCGCGCTCCGATGCTCGACATCCACACGGTGGCCGCGGGCGGCGGGTCGATCCTGCACTTCGACGGCAGCCGCTACCGGGTCGGCCCGGACTCGGCCGGGGCCGACCCGGGCCCGGCATGCTATCGCCGCGGCGGTCCACTCACCGTCACCGACGCCAACGTGATGCTCGGCCGCATCCAGCCGGCGCACTTCCCCGCCGTGTTCGGCCCCGACGGCGACCAGCCACTGGATGACGAGATCGTGCGGCGCGGCTTTACCGAGCTGGCCGCCGACATCCGGGCACGCACCGGCGATGACCGTTCGCCCGAGCAGGTCGCCGAGGGGTTTCTGCAGATCGCGGTCACCAACATGGCCAACGCGGTCAAGAAGATCTCCGTCCAAAAGGGACACGACGTCACCCGGTACGTGCTGACCACGTTCGGCGGCGCCGGCGGGCAGCACGCGTGTGCGGTCGCCGACGCGCTCGGAATCCAACGAGTGCTGGTCCCGCCGATGGCCGGGGTGCTTTCCGCACTCGGCATCGGCCTGGCCGACACGACGGTGATGCGCGAGCAGGCCGTGGAGATCCGGCTCGAGACCACCGCCCTACCGCGGTTGGCCGGGGTCGCCGACGCCCTGGAGCGGACCGCCCGCGCCGAGCTGCTTGACGAGGGCATCGGAGCCGAGCGGATCCGGGCGGTTCGCCGAGTGCATCTGCGCTACCAGGGCACCGACACCGCGATCCCCGTCGAACTGGCCGAACTCGACGCGATGACCGCCGCGTTCGAAGACCGCCACCGCGGGACATACTCGTTCTTGCTGGACCGTCCGCTGATCGCGGAAGCGGTCTCGGTCGAGGCGACCGGGCTCACCGACCAACCCGACCTGTCCCACCTGGGTGACCAGTCGGCCGACGGCCCGCACACCACCGAATCCGTTCGGGTCTACTCCACCGGGCGGTGGCGCCACGCCCCCCTGCGGCAGCGGGAGCGGATGCGGCCCGGCGACACCGTGACCGGCCCGGCGATCATCGCCGAGGCCAACGCCACCACCGTCGTCGACGACGGCTGGCGGGCCAGACTCACCGCCACCGGACACCTGCTCGCCGAGCGCGTGACAGCGCCCGCGGCACACGCCGGCGCTCGGGCCGGTTTCCGGGCCGACCCGGTGCTGTTGGAGATCTTCAACAACCTGTTCATGTCGATCGCCGAGCAGATGGGCTTTCGGCTAGAATCCACCGCCCAGTCGGTGAATATCCGTGAACGACTCGACTTTTCGTGTGCCCTGTTCGATTCGGACGGCAACCTCGTCGCCAACGCCCCGCACATCCCGGTGCATCTGGGCTCCATGGGAACCACCGTCAAGGAGGTGGTCCGCCGGCGTGCCGGTCAGATCAAGCCGGGCAGCGTCTACGCCGTCAACGACCCCTACCACGGCGGCACTCACCTGCCGGACATCACCGTGGTGACCCCGGTGTTCGACGCCGCGGGCCGCGATGTCCTCTTCTTTGTGGCCTCGCGCGGGCATCACGCCGAGATCGGCGGAATCACCCCCGGCTCCATGCCCGCCACCAGCCGCGAAATCCACCAGGAAGGCGTGCTGTTCGACAACTGGCTCCTGGTGGACGGGGGGCGGTTTCGCGAGGCGGAAACCCGCCGGCTGCTCACCGAACCGCCGTTCGGGTCGCGCAATCCCGACACCAACCTGGCGGATCTGCGCGCGCAGGTCGCCGCCAACCAGAAGGGCGTCGACGAGGTCAACAAGATGATCGCCCACTTCGGCCTCGACGTCGTGTCGGCCTACATGCGCCACGTGCAGGACAACGCCGAGGAGGCTGTGCGTCGGGTCATCGACCGGCTCGACGACGGTCACTACCGCTACCAGATGGATTCCGGTGCGACGATCGCCGTCCGGGTGAGCGTCGACCGCGCCGCCCGCAGCGCCACCATCGACTTCACCGGAACCTCGCCCCAACTGGACACGAACTTCAACGCGCCCTCCTCGGTGGTGAATGCCGCGGTGCTGTACGTGTTCCGCACTTTGGTCGCCGACGACATCCCGCTCAATGACGGCTGCCTGCGCCCGTTGCGCATCGTCATTCCGGACCACACGATGCTCTCACCCGCCTACCCAGCCGCGGTGGTCGCCGGCAACGTGGAGACGTCGCAGGCGATCACGGGCGCGCTGTTCGCTGCGCTGCGGGTGCAGGCCGAGGGGGCGGGCACGATGAACAACGTCACGTTCGGCAACGACCGGCACCAGTACTACGAGACCATAGGATCGGGCTCAGGAGCCGGTGACGGGTTCGACGGGGCGTCCGTGGTGCAGACGCACATGACCAATTCCCGGCTCACCGATCCCGAAGTGCTCGAGTGGCGCTATCCGGTGCTGCTGCGGGAGTTCGCCATTCGGCGCGGCAGCGGCGGCGCCGGTCGTTGGCGCGGCGGTGACGGCGCCGTCCGGCGCATCGAGTTCATCGAGCCGATGACGGTGAGCACGTTGTCCGGTCATCGACGAGTCGCCCCGTACGGGATGGCCGGCGGCGCACCGGGAGCCCTGGGACGCAACCATGTGGAGCGCGCCGACGGCAGCACCGTCGAGCTGGCCGGCTGCGATTCGACGCAAGTCCAGCCCGGTGACGTGCTGGTCATCGAAACCCCCGGCGGCGGTGGGTACGGCCCACCGGCCGACCCCGGTTAG
- a CDS encoding GNAT family N-acetyltransferase produces MHTQVHTARLVHTSDLDRENRQRVREMVAAAFAGDFTEADWEHALGGMHALIWHHGAIIAHAAVVQRRLMYRGSALRCGYLEAVAVREDWRGQGLVHALLDGVEQVLRGAYQLGALSSSVPARRLYAARGWLPWRGPTSVLSPAGPIRTPDDDGTVFVLPVEVDLDTSAELMCDWRAGAVW; encoded by the coding sequence GTGCACACCCAGGTACACACGGCTCGCCTGGTCCACACCTCCGATCTCGACCGCGAGAACCGGCAACGTGTCCGTGAGATGGTCGCCGCTGCGTTCGCCGGTGACTTCACCGAGGCCGACTGGGAGCACGCGCTGGGCGGGATGCACGCCCTCATCTGGCATCACGGCGCGATCATCGCGCACGCCGCTGTGGTCCAGCGGCGGCTGATGTACCGGGGCAGCGCGTTGCGTTGCGGCTACCTTGAAGCCGTTGCAGTACGGGAGGATTGGCGCGGTCAGGGACTGGTGCATGCGCTGCTGGACGGTGTCGAACAAGTGCTGCGCGGGGCTTATCAGCTCGGAGCGCTCAGCTCCTCGGTACCGGCCCGCAGGCTCTACGCCGCGCGCGGCTGGCTGCCCTGGCGTGGCCCGACGTCGGTGCTGAGTCCCGCCGGTCCGATCCGCACGCCAGACGACGACGGAACCGTGTTCGTGCTGCCGGTCGAGGTCGACCTGGACACCTCCGCAGAGTTGATGTGCGATTGGCGCGCGGGGGCCGTCTGGTAA
- a CDS encoding ABC transporter substrate-binding protein, which yields MQPGWNRRGFLQVAGAAGLLAAGVSAGCSSPKPAPGTPGGGAVTITHLFGQTVIKAPPQRVVSAGYTEQDDLLAVGVVPVAVTNWFGDQPFAVWPWAQPLLGGAQPVVLNLDDGIQIDRIAALKPDLIVAINAGVDADTYQKLSAIAPTVAQSGGDAFFEPWKDQATTIGKAVFQADRMTSLIGAVDHMFAAVAQQYPHWMGKRALLLQGRLWQGNVVATMAGWRTDFLNDMGLVIADSIKPFAADQRAVIPRDHIKSVLDSADLLIWCTESPEEQQALLADPEVSQATTPDRHIFTTKELAGAIAFSSPLSYPVVADQLPPQIGKILG from the coding sequence ATGCAACCGGGATGGAATCGGCGGGGATTCTTGCAGGTCGCCGGGGCCGCGGGACTGCTCGCCGCCGGGGTCTCGGCTGGGTGCTCGTCACCCAAACCCGCGCCGGGCACGCCTGGCGGCGGGGCGGTGACGATCACCCACCTGTTCGGCCAGACCGTCATCAAGGCGCCGCCCCAGCGCGTCGTCAGCGCCGGATACACCGAGCAGGACGACCTGCTTGCGGTGGGTGTGGTGCCCGTCGCGGTGACCAATTGGTTCGGCGACCAGCCGTTCGCGGTGTGGCCGTGGGCCCAGCCCTTGCTCGGCGGTGCGCAACCGGTGGTGTTGAACCTGGACGACGGAATTCAAATCGACCGGATCGCGGCCTTGAAGCCCGATCTGATCGTGGCGATCAACGCCGGCGTCGACGCCGATACTTATCAGAAACTGTCGGCGATCGCCCCGACCGTGGCGCAATCGGGCGGCGACGCGTTCTTTGAGCCCTGGAAGGACCAGGCCACCACGATCGGCAAGGCGGTCTTTCAGGCCGATCGGATGACATCGCTGATCGGTGCCGTCGACCACATGTTCGCCGCCGTGGCGCAGCAGTATCCACACTGGATGGGCAAGAGGGCGCTGCTGCTGCAGGGCAGGCTTTGGCAAGGCAACGTGGTCGCAACCATGGCTGGCTGGCGAACGGACTTCCTCAACGACATGGGTCTGGTCATCGCCGACAGCATCAAGCCTTTCGCCGCCGATCAACGCGCCGTCATCCCCCGCGATCACATCAAATCGGTCCTGGATTCTGCCGACCTGCTGATCTGGTGCACCGAGAGCCCCGAGGAGCAGCAGGCGTTGCTGGCCGACCCCGAAGTCTCGCAGGCGACCACGCCAGACCGCCACATCTTCACCACCAAGGAGCTGGCCGGCGCGATTGCCTTCTCCTCGCCGCTCAGCTATCCCGTGGTCGCCGATCAACTACCCCCACAGATCGGCAAGATCTTGGGCTGA
- a CDS encoding 5-oxoprolinase subunit B family protein, whose amino-acid sequence MSVTDLSMDVVADRPARTIFDYGDHALLLQCDSTAEVLAWTDALQAAALPGVVDIVPASRTVLVKLDGPRLQGVTRHRLRKLRVARDTDAAATTPADRPDNRVSDLVIDVIYDGPDLAEVADLTGLTTAQVINAHTATPWRVAFSGFAPGFAYLIDGDPRLRVPRRPERRASVPAGSVALAGEFSGIYPRRWPAGWQIIGHTDAVLWDIDRPNPALLTPGMRVRFRAA is encoded by the coding sequence ATGAGCGTGACCGATCTCTCCATGGACGTCGTAGCGGACAGGCCGGCCCGCACGATCTTCGACTACGGCGACCATGCGCTGCTGCTGCAATGTGACAGCACCGCGGAGGTATTGGCCTGGACGGACGCGCTGCAGGCCGCGGCGCTGCCCGGGGTGGTCGACATCGTCCCCGCCTCCCGCACCGTGTTGGTCAAGCTCGACGGGCCGCGGTTGCAAGGGGTCACCCGTCACCGACTGCGCAAGTTGCGGGTCGCCCGCGACACCGACGCGGCCGCGACCACGCCCGCGGATCGCCCGGACAACCGGGTGAGCGACCTGGTGATCGACGTCATCTACGACGGCCCAGACCTCGCCGAGGTCGCCGACCTTACCGGCCTGACCACCGCACAGGTCATCAACGCCCACACCGCCACGCCATGGCGGGTGGCCTTCAGCGGGTTCGCGCCCGGCTTTGCGTATTTGATCGACGGCGACCCGCGACTGCGGGTGCCGCGTCGCCCCGAGCGGCGGGCGTCGGTGCCGGCCGGCTCGGTCGCCCTGGCCGGCGAATTCAGCGGTATTTATCCGCGGCGATGGCCCGCCGGGTGGCAGATCATCGGCCACACCGATGCGGTCCTGTGGGATATCGACCGACCCAACCCGGCGCTGCTCACGCCGGGCATGCGGGTCCGGTTCCGGGCGGCGTAG
- a CDS encoding 5-oxoprolinase/urea amidolyase family protein, with amino-acid sequence MTTLEILRTGPLAVVEDLGRAGLAHLGVGRSGAADRRSHTLANRLVANPDDRATIEVTFGGFSARVRGGDVDIAVTGADTDPSVDGKLFGTNSIQHVRDGQVISLGSPHAGLRSYLAVRGGIGVPPVLGSRSYDVMSAIGPSPLRAGDVLPIGEHTDDYPELDQAPVAAIAEHIVELLVVPGPRDDWLVDPDALVHTIWMASNRSDRVGMRLEGRPLQHRWPDRQLPSEGVTRGAVQVPPNGLPVILGPDHPITGGYPVVGVVIDEDIDKVAQIRPGQYVRLHWARPRSAGKAVAHARQPEW; translated from the coding sequence GTGACCACCCTGGAGATCCTGCGCACCGGCCCACTGGCCGTCGTAGAGGACCTCGGCCGGGCCGGGCTCGCCCACCTCGGGGTGGGCCGGTCCGGCGCCGCCGACCGTCGCTCGCACACCCTGGCCAACCGGCTGGTAGCCAACCCCGACGACCGGGCGACCATCGAAGTCACGTTCGGTGGTTTCTCGGCCCGGGTCCGCGGCGGCGACGTCGATATTGCGGTGACCGGCGCCGACACCGACCCCTCGGTCGACGGAAAGTTGTTCGGCACCAACAGCATTCAACATGTCCGGGACGGCCAGGTGATCTCGCTCGGGAGTCCGCACGCCGGATTGCGCAGCTACCTGGCGGTGCGCGGTGGCATCGGCGTTCCGCCGGTGCTGGGATCACGCAGTTACGACGTAATGTCGGCGATCGGCCCGTCGCCGCTGCGGGCCGGCGACGTCCTGCCGATCGGCGAACACACCGACGACTACCCCGAACTCGACCAGGCCCCGGTCGCCGCCATCGCCGAACATATCGTGGAGCTGTTGGTGGTGCCGGGGCCGCGCGATGACTGGCTTGTCGATCCCGACGCGTTGGTGCACACGATCTGGATGGCATCCAACCGCAGCGACCGGGTGGGTATGCGATTGGAGGGCCGCCCGCTCCAGCATCGCTGGCCGGATCGGCAGCTCCCCAGCGAAGGAGTCACCCGTGGCGCGGTTCAGGTGCCGCCCAACGGATTACCGGTGATCCTGGGTCCTGACCACCCGATCACCGGCGGGTACCCGGTTGTCGGCGTGGTGATCGACGAGGACATCGACAAGGTCGCCCAGATACGTCCGGGCCAGTACGTGCGGCTGCACTGGGCGCGGCCTCGCTCCGCCGGTAAGGCTGTGGCGCACGCTCGGCAGCCGGAGTGGTAG